In Streptomyces sp. NBC_01408, one DNA window encodes the following:
- a CDS encoding DUF5667 domain-containing protein, with protein MIANVTPHRRANAFAQALEDRTPSDLSEPDPAAEQSEAPAEPADHDRLLALASALGERMPRPVLDPEVKVVQRAQLVAAMEAMVMEERAGGGAAAADPLVPEQRTGRGAHRATSLRKLRPRSRWSKGIAAGGLTVGVAAGAFSGVAAASSDALPGDHLYPVKRGMEDLKLGLADDDSDRGELFLDQASNRLSEARRLMERGRTGVLDHESLGEIRRALTRMKHDASEGHRLLQAAYHRDGSLGPIQALSSFSHSHRDAWGKLREKLPPQLNDVGGEVESVFEAIDDDVAPLRSLLPKPPEQTRGTGSGSPATPSKPGTPGGKQPSAPASGTPSGSAAPSPSGSTTPPAVGGLLGGTGDLLNPPAGQSAQPPSATPEQPKPEITLPPLLPGLLPGLGLKAEDAE; from the coding sequence GTGATCGCGAACGTGACTCCGCACCGGCGGGCGAACGCCTTCGCCCAGGCCCTGGAGGATCGGACCCCGTCCGACCTTTCGGAACCGGACCCGGCGGCCGAGCAGTCCGAGGCACCTGCCGAACCTGCCGACCACGACCGGTTGTTGGCCCTGGCGAGCGCGCTCGGCGAAAGAATGCCGCGCCCGGTGCTGGACCCCGAGGTCAAAGTGGTGCAACGAGCGCAGCTCGTCGCCGCCATGGAGGCCATGGTGATGGAGGAGAGGGCCGGGGGCGGTGCTGCCGCCGCGGACCCTCTGGTGCCCGAGCAGCGGACCGGCCGCGGCGCCCACCGGGCGACCTCGCTCCGGAAATTGCGGCCCCGCTCCCGCTGGTCCAAGGGCATCGCAGCGGGAGGCCTCACCGTGGGTGTGGCCGCAGGGGCCTTCAGCGGAGTGGCCGCTGCCAGTTCCGACGCCCTGCCCGGTGATCACCTCTACCCCGTGAAGCGGGGCATGGAGGACCTGAAGCTCGGCCTCGCGGACGACGATTCGGACCGGGGCGAGCTCTTCCTCGACCAGGCCTCGAACCGCCTGTCCGAAGCCCGCCGGCTGATGGAACGCGGCCGTACGGGCGTACTGGACCACGAGTCCCTGGGCGAGATCAGGCGCGCGCTGACGCGCATGAAGCACGACGCGTCGGAGGGGCACCGGCTCCTTCAGGCGGCCTACCATCGGGACGGCTCGCTCGGCCCGATCCAGGCACTGTCCTCGTTCTCCCACTCCCACCGCGACGCGTGGGGCAAGCTCCGGGAGAAGCTCCCGCCCCAGCTCAACGACGTGGGCGGTGAAGTGGAGTCGGTCTTCGAGGCCATAGACGATGACGTGGCGCCGCTCCGGTCCCTGCTGCCCAAGCCCCCGGAGCAGACCCGCGGCACCGGTTCCGGCTCCCCGGCTACCCCGTCCAAGCCCGGCACCCCCGGAGGCAAGCAGCCCTCGGCACCGGCCTCGGGCACCCCGTCGGGCAGCGCCGCCCCGTCCCCCTCGGGCAGCACCACGCCCCCGGCCGTAGGCGGGCTCCTGGGCGGTACGGGTGACCTGCTCAACCCGCCCGCGGGACAGTCCGCCCAGCCCCCGTCGGCCACCCCGGAGCAGCCCAAGCCGGAGATCACCCTCCCGCCCCTGCTCCCGGGCCTGCTCCCAGGCCTGGGCCTCAAGGCGGAGGACGCGGAGTAG
- a CDS encoding ECF subfamily RNA polymerase sigma factor, BldN family, whose amino-acid sequence MYPPVGVDASGLATLRATVLDHLRGFVPTAYAVPAFAAAVPAGLGPAGPCYALTDGGATVGRRGRAGGASGAAAGTSTQTTPRRPTADSDQARMMDLVERAQAGEADAFGRLYDQYSDTVYRYIYYRVGGKATAEDLTSETFLRALRRISTFTWQGRDFGAWLVTIARNLVADHFKSSRFRLEVTTGEMLDANEVERSPEDSVLESLSNAALLEAVRKLNPQQQECVTLRFLQGLSVAETARVMGKNEGAIKTLQYRAVRTLARLLPDDAR is encoded by the coding sequence GTGTACCCACCTGTCGGGGTTGACGCCTCGGGCCTGGCTACGCTGCGCGCAACGGTCCTCGACCACCTGCGCGGCTTCGTCCCCACCGCGTACGCCGTCCCCGCCTTCGCCGCCGCGGTACCTGCCGGCCTCGGCCCGGCCGGTCCTTGCTATGCCCTGACGGACGGCGGGGCGACGGTGGGCAGACGCGGCCGCGCGGGTGGAGCCTCCGGCGCCGCCGCCGGTACGAGCACACAGACCACCCCCCGCCGCCCCACGGCGGACAGCGACCAGGCCCGCATGATGGACCTGGTCGAACGCGCGCAGGCCGGCGAGGCCGACGCCTTCGGCCGGCTCTACGACCAGTACAGCGACACGGTCTACCGCTACATCTACTACCGCGTCGGCGGCAAGGCGACCGCGGAGGATCTCACCAGCGAGACCTTCCTGCGCGCGCTGCGCCGTATCTCCACCTTCACCTGGCAGGGCCGCGACTTCGGCGCCTGGCTCGTGACGATCGCCCGCAACCTGGTGGCGGACCACTTCAAGTCCAGCCGTTTCCGGCTGGAGGTCACCACCGGCGAGATGCTCGACGCCAACGAGGTCGAGCGCAGCCCCGAGGACTCCGTCCTGGAGTCCCTCTCCAACGCGGCCCTGCTGGAAGCCGTACGCAAGCTCAACCCGCAGCAGCAGGAGTGCGTGACACTGCGCTTCCTGCAGGGCCTCTCGGTCGCCGAGACGGCCCGGGTGATGGGAAAGAACGAGGGCGCCATCAAGACGCTCCAGTACCGGGCGGTGCGCACCCTGGCCCGCCTCCTCCCGGACGACGCCCGCTGA
- a CDS encoding HAD family phosphatase: MAALGWLTPRRRSATARSVLAGEASAEAARKTALADAPPPLAGAPEAAEAEAPEVPEAPAEPEFPVAGDDLAAAFFDLDNTVMQGAAIFHFGRGLYKREFFQRRELARFAWQQAWFRLAGVEDPEHMQDARDSALSIVKGHKVCELMAIGEEIYDEYMAERIWPGTRALAQAHLDAGQKVWLVTAAPVETATIIARRLGLTGALGTVAESVDGVYTGRLVGEPLHGPAKAEAVRALAAAEGLDLARCAAYSDSHNDIPMLSLVGHPYAINPDTKLRKHARTNDWRLRDYRTGRKAVKVGVPAAAGVGAIAGGAAAAIALHRRRK, translated from the coding sequence ATGGCCGCTCTGGGATGGCTCACCCCCCGTAGGCGCTCCGCCACCGCGCGGAGCGTGCTGGCAGGCGAGGCCTCGGCAGAGGCCGCCCGCAAGACCGCGCTGGCCGACGCCCCACCACCGCTCGCCGGAGCGCCGGAAGCGGCGGAAGCGGAAGCACCCGAGGTGCCCGAGGCCCCGGCCGAACCGGAGTTCCCGGTCGCCGGTGACGACCTCGCCGCCGCCTTCTTCGACCTCGACAACACCGTCATGCAGGGCGCCGCGATCTTCCACTTCGGCCGCGGCCTCTACAAGCGCGAGTTCTTCCAGCGCCGCGAACTCGCCCGCTTCGCCTGGCAGCAGGCCTGGTTCCGCCTCGCCGGCGTCGAGGACCCCGAGCACATGCAGGACGCGCGCGACAGCGCCCTGTCCATCGTCAAGGGCCACAAGGTCTGCGAACTGATGGCCATCGGCGAGGAGATCTACGACGAGTACATGGCCGAGCGGATCTGGCCCGGCACCCGCGCCCTGGCCCAGGCCCACCTCGACGCCGGCCAGAAGGTGTGGCTGGTCACCGCCGCACCGGTGGAGACGGCCACGATCATCGCCCGCCGGCTCGGCCTGACCGGGGCACTGGGCACCGTCGCCGAGTCCGTGGACGGGGTCTACACCGGCCGCCTGGTCGGCGAGCCCCTGCACGGCCCCGCCAAGGCGGAGGCGGTACGGGCCCTGGCCGCCGCCGAGGGGCTCGACCTCGCGCGCTGCGCGGCGTACAGCGATTCGCACAACGACATCCCGATGCTGTCGCTGGTCGGACATCCGTACGCGATCAATCCCGACACAAAACTGCGCAAGCATGCCCGTACCAACGACTGGCGGCTGCGCGACTATCGGACAGGCCGCAAGGCCGTGAAGGTCGGCGTCCCGGCCGCCGCCGGGGTCGGCGCGATCGCGGGCGGCGCGGCCGCCGCGATCGCCCTGCACCGCCGCCGCAAGTAG
- a CDS encoding glutaredoxin family protein gives MTPLLRRKEKKRPEERLVTLIGKPGCHLCDDAQAVVEQVCAQTGAQWEKKDISQDEELYRLHWEQIPVVLVDGEQHTFWRVNPDRLRRALGG, from the coding sequence ATGACTCCTCTGTTGCGCCGCAAGGAAAAGAAGCGTCCCGAAGAGCGGCTGGTGACGCTGATCGGGAAGCCCGGGTGCCATTTGTGCGATGACGCACAGGCCGTGGTCGAGCAGGTCTGCGCGCAGACCGGTGCACAGTGGGAGAAGAAGGACATCTCGCAGGACGAGGAGCTCTACCGGCTGCACTGGGAACAGATTCCGGTCGTGCTGGTGGACGGCGAGCAGCACACCTTCTGGAGGGTGAACCCGGACCGATTGCGGCGGGCATTGGGGGGCTGA
- a CDS encoding redox-sensing transcriptional repressor Rex produces the protein MATGRTHRPATRSRGIPEATVARLPLYLRALTALSERSVPTVSSEELAAAAGVNSAKLRKDFSYLGSYGTRGVGYDVEYLVYQISRELGLTQDWPVVIVGIGNLGAALANYGGFASRGFRVAALIDADPAMAGKPVAGMPVQHTDDLEKIIEENGVSIGVIATPAGAAQQVSERLIAAGVTSILNFAPTVLSVPDGVDVRKVDLSIELQILAFHEQRKAGEEAAAAAAAGGSSVGGAAPAAAVVPPAGRAAAEARKGGPEGDVPAVMPA, from the coding sequence GTGGCAACTGGCCGAACTCACCGACCGGCGACCCGCAGCCGAGGTATTCCCGAGGCCACTGTCGCCCGGCTTCCGCTGTACCTGCGCGCCCTCACCGCGCTCTCCGAGCGATCGGTGCCCACAGTGTCCTCCGAGGAGCTCGCGGCCGCCGCCGGAGTCAACTCCGCGAAGCTGCGCAAGGACTTCTCGTACCTGGGCTCCTACGGCACCCGGGGCGTCGGGTACGACGTCGAGTACCTCGTCTACCAGATCTCCCGCGAGCTCGGACTGACCCAGGACTGGCCGGTCGTCATCGTCGGCATCGGTAACCTCGGCGCCGCGCTCGCCAACTACGGCGGTTTCGCGTCGCGCGGCTTCCGCGTGGCCGCGCTGATCGACGCCGACCCCGCGATGGCCGGAAAGCCGGTCGCCGGGATGCCCGTGCAGCACACCGATGACCTGGAGAAGATCATCGAGGAGAACGGCGTCTCGATCGGTGTCATCGCGACGCCGGCCGGCGCCGCGCAGCAGGTCAGCGAGCGGCTGATCGCCGCCGGTGTCACCTCCATCCTCAACTTCGCCCCGACCGTGCTGTCCGTGCCCGACGGCGTCGACGTGCGGAAGGTCGACCTCTCCATCGAGCTCCAGATCCTCGCCTTCCACGAGCAGCGCAAGGCCGGTGAGGAAGCGGCGGCCGCCGCTGCCGCCGGCGGCTCCTCCGTGGGCGGCGCCGCGCCCGCCGCGGCCGTGGTCCCGCCCGCCGGGCGGGCCGCCGCCGAAGCGCGCAAGGGCGGTCCCGAGGGCGACGTGCCGGCGGTGATGCCGGCATGA
- a CDS encoding glutamyl-tRNA reductase, with the protein MSLLVVGLSHRSAPVSVLERASLSADAKVKLLHDTLAAEPAAEAAVLATCNRIELYADVDKFHAGVAELSTLLAQHSGVALEELTPYLYVHYEDRAVHHLFSVACGLDSMVVGEGQILGQIKDALALGQEQHTAGRLINDLFQQALRVGKRAHSETGIDRAGQSLVTFGLEQLAVHLPVGEWAAGKRALVIGAGSMSSLAAATLARVGVAEIVVANRTAERAERLAEILVASGTGVTASAVAMSGVPDELTRVDVVVSCTGATGLVLTADDVMGAVSWAAADGLAQAGPGSAPAEPESRGAAPDPAPQTPAGLGLASAEPGVNADGMDAEVVARLVAAARDGGRLADAGAARTITAGAAVDRDGCPVGLDAPAGDPARAADGRAALTGVDANSLELHGTWADQGEAAAQRQPRRGTRTQADGAAVRLALLDLAMPRDIDAAVHRIPGVRLVDIESLAEASADAPMAADVDAVRAIVAGEVAAFGAAQRAAHITPTVVALRAMAAEVVAMEVARLDGRVPDLDERQRAEVTQTVRRVVDKLLHAPTVRVKQLASEPGGAGYADALRELFDLDPLTVASVSRADAADKNDDSGRAS; encoded by the coding sequence ATGAGTCTGCTCGTCGTGGGATTGAGCCACCGCAGCGCACCCGTCAGCGTGCTGGAGCGCGCCTCGCTCTCCGCCGATGCCAAGGTGAAGCTGCTGCACGACACCCTCGCCGCAGAACCGGCGGCGGAAGCGGCCGTGCTCGCCACCTGCAACCGCATCGAGCTCTACGCGGACGTGGACAAGTTCCACGCCGGCGTCGCCGAGCTGTCCACCCTGCTGGCACAGCACAGCGGCGTGGCGCTGGAGGAGCTCACCCCCTACCTGTACGTGCACTACGAGGACCGGGCGGTGCACCACCTGTTCTCGGTGGCGTGCGGGCTGGACTCGATGGTGGTCGGCGAGGGGCAGATCCTCGGACAGATCAAGGACGCCCTCGCGCTCGGCCAGGAACAGCACACCGCGGGCCGGCTGATCAACGACCTGTTCCAGCAGGCGCTGCGGGTCGGCAAGCGGGCGCACTCGGAGACCGGCATCGACCGCGCCGGCCAGTCGCTCGTGACGTTCGGGCTGGAGCAGCTCGCCGTTCACCTGCCGGTGGGGGAGTGGGCTGCCGGGAAGCGGGCGCTGGTCATCGGCGCCGGGTCCATGTCCTCGCTGGCGGCGGCGACGCTGGCGCGGGTGGGTGTCGCCGAGATCGTGGTCGCCAACCGGACCGCGGAGCGGGCGGAGCGTCTTGCCGAGATTCTGGTTGCCTCGGGCACCGGGGTGACGGCTTCCGCCGTCGCCATGTCCGGTGTCCCGGATGAGCTGACACGAGTCGACGTGGTGGTGTCCTGCACCGGTGCGACCGGGCTGGTGCTGACCGCGGACGACGTGATGGGTGCCGTTTCCTGGGCTGCCGCCGATGGGCTCGCACAGGCGGGGCCGGGTTCGGCGCCGGCCGAGCCGGAAAGCCGGGGCGCCGCCCCGGACCCCGCGCCTCAAACGCCGGCGGGGCTGGGTTTGGCTTCGGCGGAGCCGGGTGTGAACGCCGACGGGATGGATGCCGAGGTCGTGGCACGGCTTGTCGCCGCAGCCCGGGATGGAGGCCGACTCGCCGATGCCGGGGCCGCGCGGACCATCACCGCGGGCGCCGCGGTGGACCGCGACGGGTGTCCCGTCGGGCTGGACGCGCCGGCCGGGGACCCCGCACGGGCCGCCGACGGGCGCGCCGCGCTGACCGGGGTCGACGCCAACTCCCTTGAGCTGCACGGGACCTGGGCCGACCAGGGCGAGGCCGCCGCGCAGCGGCAGCCCCGGCGTGGGACCCGTACCCAGGCCGACGGCGCCGCCGTACGGCTCGCGCTGCTGGACCTGGCCATGCCGCGGGACATCGACGCGGCCGTGCACCGGATCCCCGGCGTACGGCTCGTGGACATCGAGTCGCTCGCGGAGGCGTCCGCGGACGCCCCGATGGCGGCCGACGTCGACGCCGTGCGCGCGATAGTCGCCGGCGAGGTGGCCGCCTTCGGCGCGGCCCAGCGGGCGGCGCACATCACGCCCACCGTCGTGGCCCTGCGGGCCATGGCCGCCGAGGTCGTGGCCATGGAGGTGGCGCGGCTCGACGGGCGGGTCCCCGATCTCGACGAGCGGCAGCGGGCCGAGGTCACCCAGACCGTGCGCCGCGTCGTCGACAAGCTCCTCCACGCGCCGACCGTGCGCGTGAAGCAGCTCGCCAGCGAGCCCGGCGGCGCCGGGTACGCGGACGCGCTGCGCGAACTCTTCGATCTGGACCCGCTGACGGTGGCCTCCGTCAGCCGGGCCGACGCGGCCGACAAGAACGACGACTCAGGACGGGCATCATGA
- the hemC gene encoding hydroxymethylbilane synthase produces the protein MNPRLDQPLRLGTRRSKLAMSQSGHVADAVRAVTGRPVELVEITTYGDVSRENLAQIGGTGVFVTALRDALLRGEVDFAVHSLKDLPTGQPDDLVIAAMPQREDARDALVARDGLTFEQLPDGARIGTGSPRRMAQLNHLALSLGKRIETVAIRGNVDTRIGFVRDGELDAVVLAAAGLNRIGRGDEATELLPVDSVLPAPGQGALAVECLASDADLIAALGELDDPYTRAAVTAERSLLAALEAGCSAPVGAFADLLADGQIVNEMRLRGVVGTLDGSTLVQLSTTGPVPQSYDEAMALGRELADEMLAKGAAGLMGERSL, from the coding sequence ATGAATCCACGTCTCGACCAGCCCCTCCGGCTCGGCACGCGGCGCAGCAAGCTGGCCATGTCCCAGTCAGGCCATGTCGCCGACGCGGTACGGGCGGTCACCGGCCGTCCCGTCGAGCTCGTGGAGATCACGACCTACGGCGACGTGTCGCGCGAGAACCTCGCCCAGATCGGCGGGACGGGCGTGTTCGTCACCGCCCTGCGTGACGCGCTGCTGCGCGGCGAGGTGGATTTCGCCGTGCACTCGCTGAAGGACCTGCCGACCGGCCAGCCCGACGACCTCGTGATCGCGGCCATGCCGCAGCGCGAGGACGCCCGGGACGCGCTCGTCGCGCGGGACGGCCTGACCTTCGAGCAGCTGCCCGATGGGGCCCGGATCGGTACCGGTTCGCCGCGCCGTATGGCACAGCTCAACCACCTGGCGCTGTCGCTCGGCAAGCGGATCGAGACCGTGGCGATCCGTGGCAACGTCGACACCCGCATCGGCTTCGTCCGCGACGGGGAGCTCGACGCCGTCGTGCTGGCGGCCGCCGGACTGAACCGCATCGGCCGGGGGGACGAGGCGACCGAGCTGCTGCCGGTCGACAGCGTCCTGCCGGCTCCCGGCCAGGGAGCCCTGGCCGTGGAGTGCCTCGCGTCCGACGCGGACCTGATCGCCGCGCTCGGCGAACTCGACGACCCGTACACGCGGGCCGCCGTGACCGCCGAGCGTTCCCTGCTCGCCGCCCTGGAGGCCGGCTGCAGCGCACCCGTGGGGGCGTTCGCCGACCTGTTGGCCGACGGGCAGATTGTCAATGAAATGCGCCTGCGCGGCGTCGTCGGAACCCTCGACGGCTCGACGCTGGTGCAGCTGTCCACCACCGGTCCCGTGCCCCAGTCGTACGACGAGGCCATGGCGCTCGGCCGCGAACTCGCGGACGAGATGCTGGCCAAGGGCGCGGCCGGTCTGATGGGGGAGCGATCGCTTTGA
- a CDS encoding bifunctional uroporphyrinogen-III C-methyltransferase/uroporphyrinogen-III synthase, producing the protein MNPTSPTTSAFPAVAAHGHVTFLGAGPGDPGLLTLRAVEALAAADVLIAEPEVLEVVRTHARAGVDTPQLTIADDVSAAAGVPVIRDAANLVMEAARSGRRVVRAVTGDPGLDGNTAEEMLVCATEGIPFEVVPGIPTAVGVPAYAGVPLRDKHGDDNGVRFVDAKNASARCWTEVGASDGILVVSATLETVSSAAAELVSAGRKPDTPLTVTVAGTTTRQRTWSATLGTIAQVFKQGKVLPSPEGARPVIAVVGEHSAAARREELAWFESKPLFGWRVLVPRTKEQAASLSDQLRSYGAVPHEVPTIAVEPPRTPQQMERAVKGLVTGRYEWIAFTSVNAVKAVREKFEEYGLDARAFAGIKVAAVGEQTAASLVEFGVKPDLVPSGEQSAAGLLEDWPPYDPVFDPIDRVFLPRADIATETLVAGLIELGWEVDDVTAYRTVRASPPPADTREAIKGGGFDAVMFTSSSTVRNLVGIAGKPHNVTVIACIGPATAKTAEEHGLRVDVLSPEPSVSKLAEALAEYGAARREAAKEAGETVFRPSERRPGARRRRTT; encoded by the coding sequence TTGAACCCCACAAGTCCGACCACCTCCGCTTTTCCGGCCGTCGCCGCCCACGGACACGTCACCTTCCTCGGTGCCGGCCCCGGCGACCCGGGTCTGCTGACGCTGCGCGCCGTCGAGGCGCTCGCGGCCGCGGACGTACTGATCGCGGAGCCCGAGGTGCTCGAGGTCGTGCGCACGCATGCGCGCGCGGGTGTCGACACGCCACAGCTGACGATTGCTGACGATGTGTCAGCAGCCGCCGGGGTCCCGGTGATCCGGGATGCCGCCAATCTTGTCATGGAGGCCGCACGGTCCGGCAGGCGGGTCGTCCGTGCCGTCACCGGCGACCCCGGGCTCGACGGGAACACGGCCGAGGAGATGCTCGTCTGCGCCACCGAGGGCATCCCCTTCGAGGTGGTGCCGGGCATTCCGACCGCCGTGGGCGTACCCGCGTACGCCGGTGTGCCGCTGCGCGACAAGCACGGCGACGACAACGGCGTGCGCTTCGTGGACGCGAAGAACGCCTCGGCGCGCTGCTGGACCGAAGTGGGAGCGAGCGACGGGATACTCGTCGTCTCCGCGACGCTGGAGACCGTTTCGAGCGCCGCCGCCGAGCTGGTGAGCGCCGGGCGCAAGCCCGACACCCCGCTGACCGTGACCGTCGCCGGCACGACCACGCGCCAGCGCACCTGGTCCGCGACGCTGGGCACGATCGCCCAGGTGTTCAAGCAGGGCAAGGTGCTGCCCTCGCCCGAGGGCGCGCGCCCGGTGATAGCCGTGGTCGGTGAGCACAGCGCCGCCGCGCGGCGCGAGGAACTGGCCTGGTTCGAGTCGAAGCCGCTGTTCGGCTGGCGGGTGCTCGTACCGCGGACCAAGGAGCAGGCCGCCTCGCTCTCCGACCAGCTGCGTTCGTACGGTGCGGTGCCGCACGAGGTGCCGACCATCGCCGTGGAGCCGCCGCGCACCCCGCAGCAGATGGAGCGGGCCGTGAAGGGCCTGGTCACCGGCCGTTACGAGTGGATCGCCTTCACCTCGGTCAACGCCGTGAAGGCCGTCCGCGAGAAGTTCGAGGAGTACGGGCTCGACGCACGGGCCTTCGCGGGGATCAAGGTCGCCGCGGTGGGCGAGCAGACCGCCGCCTCGCTCGTGGAGTTCGGTGTGAAGCCGGACCTGGTGCCGAGCGGGGAGCAGTCCGCGGCCGGGCTGCTGGAGGACTGGCCCCCGTACGACCCGGTCTTCGACCCGATCGACCGGGTGTTCCTGCCGCGGGCGGACATCGCGACCGAGACGCTGGTCGCCGGGCTGATCGAGCTCGGGTGGGAGGTCGACGACGTCACGGCCTACCGCACCGTGCGCGCGTCGCCGCCGCCGGCGGACACGCGTGAGGCGATCAAGGGCGGCGGTTTCGACGCCGTCATGTTCACCTCGTCCAGCACCGTCCGCAACCTCGTCGGGATCGCGGGCAAGCCGCACAACGTGACCGTCATCGCGTGCATCGGGCCGGCGACGGCCAAGACCGCGGAGGAGCACGGGCTGCGCGTGGACGTGCTGTCGCCGGAGCCGTCGGTGTCGAAGCTGGCGGAGGCCCTCGCCGAGTACGGCGCGGCGCGCCGCGAGGCGGCGAAGGAGGCCGGCGAAACGGTGTTCCGACCGAGCGAGCGACGGCCGGGGGCGCGGCGTCGGCGCACCACCTAG
- the hemB gene encoding porphobilinogen synthase, protein MSTYGSFPGSRPRRLRTTPAMRRMVAENRLHPSDLILPAFVREGISEPLAISAMPGVVQHTRDTLRKAAVEAVEAGVAGIMLFGVPADENKDALGTAGTEPDGILQIAIRDVKAEVGDDLVIMSDLCLDEYTDHGHCGVLDENGRVDNDATLERYAEMAQVQADAGVHVVGPSGMMDGQVGVIRDALDGTGHEDVSILAYTAKYTSAFYGPFREAVASSLQGDRKTYQQDPANARESLRELALDLEEGADMVMVKPAGPYLDILYRVAQAVDVPVAAYQISGEFAMIEAAAEKGWIERDRAIMETLLGIKRAGADTILTYWATEVAGWLRETR, encoded by the coding sequence ATGAGCACGTACGGATCCTTCCCCGGCTCGCGGCCCCGGCGGCTGCGCACCACCCCGGCAATGCGGCGGATGGTCGCCGAGAACCGGCTGCACCCCTCGGACCTGATCCTTCCGGCGTTCGTCCGGGAGGGCATCAGCGAGCCCCTGGCGATCTCGGCCATGCCGGGCGTCGTCCAGCACACCCGGGACACGCTGCGCAAGGCCGCCGTGGAGGCGGTGGAGGCGGGGGTCGCCGGGATCATGCTCTTCGGGGTCCCGGCCGACGAGAACAAGGACGCGCTGGGCACGGCGGGCACCGAGCCGGACGGGATCCTCCAGATCGCGATCCGCGATGTGAAGGCCGAGGTCGGGGACGACCTGGTGATCATGTCGGACCTGTGTCTGGACGAGTACACCGACCACGGGCACTGCGGGGTCCTCGACGAGAACGGCCGGGTCGACAACGACGCCACGCTGGAGCGGTACGCCGAGATGGCGCAGGTCCAGGCCGACGCGGGCGTCCACGTGGTCGGGCCCAGCGGAATGATGGACGGCCAGGTCGGCGTCATCCGGGACGCGCTGGACGGGACCGGGCACGAGGACGTCTCGATCCTCGCGTACACGGCGAAGTACACCTCGGCCTTCTACGGCCCCTTCCGGGAGGCGGTGGCCTCCTCCCTCCAGGGCGACCGCAAGACCTACCAGCAGGACCCGGCGAACGCCCGCGAGTCCCTGCGGGAGCTCGCCCTGGACCTGGAGGAGGGCGCCGACATGGTGATGGTCAAGCCGGCCGGCCCCTACCTGGACATCCTCTACCGGGTCGCGCAGGCGGTGGACGTCCCGGTGGCCGCGTACCAGATCAGCGGCGAGTTCGCGATGATCGAGGCGGCGGCGGAGAAGGGCTGGATCGAGCGCGACCGGGCGATCATGGAGACCCTGCTGGGCATCAAGCGGGCCGGCGCCGACACGATCCTCACCTACTGGGCGACCGAGGTCGCGGGCTGGCTGCGCGAGACCCGCTGA